A genomic region of Aureibacillus halotolerans contains the following coding sequences:
- a CDS encoding glycosyltransferase yields MIRILHYGLTHSLGGIETYLRKIFNEIDKEKFQFDFLIIGNEEPCFYNELKAAGCSFHFITPRSQSYQKNVQEIRSVFENNKYDAFHCHLNTLSYVTPAKIALTYGVNVIVHSRNGESPKKMITKVLHYYHYYSFPFKTVEKVAVSKIAGDWLFRKGGYEVINNGLNVKKYQYSQENRMAIRKELGINNELVLINVGALREQKNHSFLIDTFKGLKEYHREAKLLLVGEGRLRTKLQQQVNHAGLEKDVIFLGNRNDIHILLSAADQFIFPSHYEGFPNAVIEAQSNGLPCIISNTITEEVVINENVYALPIQQQDISSWVKAILDVDINNENRINNGMNVENRGFSVKNEIMKIEQMYGSLV; encoded by the coding sequence TTTAACGAAATTGACAAGGAGAAATTCCAATTTGATTTCTTAATCATCGGGAACGAAGAGCCTTGTTTTTATAACGAACTGAAAGCAGCGGGGTGTTCGTTTCACTTCATTACACCGCGGTCGCAAAGTTATCAAAAAAACGTGCAAGAGATCCGAAGCGTTTTTGAGAATAATAAATACGATGCCTTCCATTGTCATCTAAATACGTTGAGCTATGTGACGCCTGCAAAAATAGCACTTACCTATGGGGTGAACGTGATTGTACACAGCAGAAATGGGGAAAGCCCCAAAAAAATGATCACAAAAGTACTCCATTATTATCATTATTATTCGTTCCCTTTCAAAACGGTAGAAAAAGTAGCGGTCTCTAAAATTGCAGGAGACTGGCTCTTTCGAAAAGGAGGCTACGAAGTGATTAACAATGGTCTCAATGTAAAGAAGTATCAATATAGCCAAGAGAATCGGATGGCAATAAGAAAAGAACTTGGGATCAATAATGAATTAGTTTTAATAAATGTAGGGGCGTTAAGAGAGCAAAAGAACCACTCGTTTTTGATTGATACCTTTAAGGGTTTGAAGGAATATCATAGGGAAGCAAAGCTACTCCTTGTTGGCGAAGGTCGTTTAAGGACAAAACTCCAACAGCAAGTGAATCATGCTGGTTTAGAAAAAGACGTCATTTTTTTGGGCAATCGAAACGACATCCACATCCTTTTAAGTGCTGCAGACCAGTTTATTTTTCCATCGCATTACGAAGGGTTTCCGAATGCCGTGATTGAAGCACAGTCCAATGGATTGCCATGCATTATATCAAATACAATCACGGAAGAAGTCGTAATTAACGAAAATGTCTACGCTTTGCCCATTCAGCAACAAGACATTTCTTCATGGGTAAAGGCAATTTTAGACGTGGATATCAATAACGAAAATCGCATAAATAATGGCATGAACGTTGAAAATAGAGGGTTTTCAGTAAAAAATGAAATTATGAAGATTGAACAAATGTATGGAAGCTTAGTTTAG